One Candidatus Neomarinimicrobiota bacterium genomic region harbors:
- a CDS encoding electron transfer flavoprotein subunit alpha/FixB family protein, with protein MNSNIKDMVWVFAEQSNGELADVSLELLHKAGALAKKMDSEVSAVLLGHEIAELANTLFAHGADNVYLLDDKELKDFRSLPYANLITKLVEDKQPRIVLFGATHTGRDIAPRVASHTRSGLTADCTELKIETLTLRKVEHTDLLLQIRPAFGGNIIATIISPDVAIQMATIREGVMEMGEADPSRTGHVIQIPVKLGPIEVAVQIIEKHQKPSEVNLKTAPIIVAGGYGADTPEKFQLIKDLAKVLGADVAGSRAAVDAGLIEAERQVGQTGTTVRPKLYIAIGISGAIQHRAGMQESQKIIAINNDPEAPIFGVAHYGITGDLEVVIPKLIAAYKSQLH; from the coding sequence ATGAATTCAAACATAAAAGATATGGTATGGGTCTTCGCCGAACAATCCAATGGAGAGCTGGCAGATGTAAGCCTGGAATTATTGCATAAAGCAGGAGCTTTAGCCAAAAAGATGGATTCCGAAGTCAGTGCTGTTCTCCTTGGCCACGAAATAGCGGAATTGGCAAATACGCTTTTTGCCCATGGTGCCGACAATGTTTATCTCCTGGATGATAAGGAACTCAAAGACTTTCGCAGCCTACCCTATGCAAATCTGATCACCAAGCTGGTTGAAGATAAACAACCCCGGATTGTGTTATTTGGAGCGACTCATACTGGTCGGGATATTGCTCCCCGGGTTGCCTCCCATACACGTTCCGGTCTGACTGCGGATTGCACAGAATTAAAGATCGAAACATTAACACTTCGTAAAGTCGAGCATACTGATCTGTTATTGCAGATCCGCCCGGCTTTTGGGGGAAATATCATTGCAACGATCATCTCGCCTGATGTAGCGATTCAAATGGCCACCATTCGTGAGGGCGTCATGGAAATGGGCGAAGCAGACCCATCCAGGACAGGCCATGTGATTCAGATTCCGGTAAAACTGGGGCCAATCGAGGTCGCTGTTCAAATCATCGAAAAACATCAGAAACCATCAGAAGTGAATTTGAAGACTGCTCCAATTATTGTAGCCGGTGGCTATGGGGCAGATACTCCGGAAAAATTTCAACTGATCAAAGATCTGGCCAAAGTACTGGGGGCAGATGTAGCTGGATCCCGGGCTGCTGTTGATGCTGGTCTGATCGAGGCAGAGCGTCAGGTCGGACAAACTGGCACAACCGTGCGACCGAAGCTTTACATCGCCATCGGTATTTCAGGAGCTATTCAACATCGGGCCGGAATGCAGGAATCCCAAAAGATTATCGCCATAAACAATGATCCTGAAGCCCCAATTTTTGGTGTGGCTCACTATGGAATTACAGGCGATCTGGAGGTTGTTATTCCCAAGTTGATCGCAGCCTACAAAAGCCAATTACACTAA
- a CDS encoding LptF/LptG family permease yields the protein MIKTIDKYIFRELLTPFFYSLLVLTMIFLVNFIIRAMDRILGKGLSFFVILEYIALNLAWILALAIPLSVLVAVLLAYGRLATDHEVTAMRSGGISLPRVMMPALVFALFVGSFTFYFNTSILPDVNHRARLLGSDIYRKRPDMDIVPGYFIDDLPDYNIRVNEVTETGLQGVIIFSKSNLREQVSIFAESGRTETAGGQIIFTLYNGEKHLLDLDKLDDYQREYFDSTRLTVKVNNLELKRRESAVRGDREMTPAMMYQRIEDNKGRYQRTIDRMLNIRVNSPLFDGDSLVDMVAVMDTIRRIPVNKAETIKARTRAWNRTIDKLESQERLLNSYLKQINKYLVEIHKKYAMAVTCIVFVLVGVPLGIMTRKSSGTIGVAIGMFFIYWAALIAGEELADRRMVDPVLAMWAPNGIMAIVGLWISYQVSRERTVINILWLKTIFNPFNWQIFSAKKT from the coding sequence ATGATCAAAACCATAGATAAATATATTTTTCGCGAGTTACTAACCCCCTTCTTTTACTCGTTGCTGGTGCTGACCATGATCTTTCTGGTTAATTTTATTATTCGTGCCATGGACCGAATCCTGGGTAAAGGACTTTCCTTTTTTGTCATCCTGGAATACATCGCCCTTAATCTGGCCTGGATATTGGCACTGGCTATCCCTTTGTCAGTCCTGGTTGCTGTCCTCCTGGCTTACGGTCGTCTGGCAACTGATCATGAAGTGACAGCCATGCGCTCTGGTGGGATATCGCTTCCACGCGTCATGATGCCGGCATTGGTATTCGCGCTTTTCGTAGGAAGCTTTACGTTTTACTTCAATACTTCGATCCTGCCTGATGTTAATCACCGAGCTCGCCTGTTAGGCTCTGACATCTATCGCAAACGACCCGATATGGATATCGTCCCAGGTTACTTCATTGATGATCTGCCAGACTATAACATCCGGGTGAATGAAGTAACCGAAACAGGTCTGCAGGGTGTGATCATCTTTTCTAAAAGTAATCTGCGCGAACAAGTCTCCATCTTTGCGGAAAGCGGCCGAACAGAAACTGCCGGTGGACAGATCATTTTCACCTTATACAATGGTGAAAAACACTTGCTCGATCTGGATAAACTGGATGACTATCAACGCGAGTATTTCGATTCGACTCGCTTAACGGTAAAGGTTAATAATTTAGAGCTGAAACGACGGGAATCAGCAGTTCGCGGTGATCGGGAAATGACCCCGGCCATGATGTATCAACGTATTGAGGATAATAAGGGTCGTTACCAGCGAACCATCGACCGGATGCTCAACATTCGGGTTAACAGCCCACTTTTTGATGGGGATTCACTGGTTGATATGGTGGCTGTCATGGATACGATTAGACGCATTCCGGTAAACAAAGCGGAAACCATCAAAGCCAGAACCAGAGCCTGGAACCGTACCATCGACAAGCTGGAAAGTCAGGAACGCCTTCTCAACAGTTACCTGAAACAGATAAATAAATATCTGGTTGAGATCCATAAGAAGTATGCCATGGCTGTCACCTGCATTGTTTTCGTGCTGGTGGGGGTTCCCCTGGGGATCATGACCCGCAAATCCAGTGGCACCATTGGGGTAGCTATTGGTATGTTTTTTATCTACTGGGCAGCCCTTATTGCCGGTGAAGAATTAGCAGACCGCCGGATGGTGGATCCTGTCCTGGCTATGTGGGCTCCCAATGGTATTATGGCCATCGTAGGGTTGTGGATCAGTTATCAGGTTTCCCGAGAACGAACGGTCATCAATATTCTGTGGCTGAAAACCATTTTCAATCCCTTCAACTGGCAGATATTCTCAGCTAAAAAAACCTGA
- a CDS encoding acyl-CoA dehydrogenase family protein, with amino-acid sequence MSNFFTENQDIQFQFNRIDLEKIIKIREHDYSETAKYPFAPRNYEDARDNFRRILEVVGDISGNFVAERAREVDELGSTFADGKVTYAKGLEEDMHRLNQAGLMGFLLERKYGGLNLPISLYVFAIEMVSRGDASLMNLFGLQDISETIENFASDEIKAEYLPKFSSGTVSGAMVLTEPDAGSDLQAVKTRAYQDDAGNWYLNGVKRFITNGNADVCLVLARSEEGTKDGRGLSLFVCYGDDTVQIRRIEHKLGIKGSPTCEMQFHDTPAQLIGSRKRGLISYVMALMNGARLGVAAQALGIAQAAYIEARRYAQEREQFGKSILNFPAVADMLVKMKVDLETSRTLIYSTAHAVDMLKVCEMEQTRLKEAGESITDIRQEVKHWKSMADFLTPLSKYIISEKANRICYDAIQIHGGTGYMQEFNVERHYRDVRITNIYEGTSQLQVIAAIGSVIKGISDKQFDANEEREWHHEARLLANKLKKIRNLFNKSKAYVLEQEDKAYQELHSAELVEMYGSLYVGYLLLDEAAEDSRKMLIAKKYILDSLATALHHTESITKGFDTLFTDVEQILTRE; translated from the coding sequence ATGTCAAATTTTTTCACTGAGAATCAGGATATTCAATTTCAATTCAACCGGATCGATCTGGAAAAGATAATCAAGATCCGCGAACATGATTATTCCGAGACTGCCAAGTATCCGTTTGCTCCCCGGAATTATGAAGATGCCCGGGACAATTTCAGACGCATTCTGGAAGTGGTCGGTGATATATCAGGCAATTTTGTGGCAGAACGTGCCCGGGAAGTTGATGAGTTGGGCTCCACCTTTGCTGATGGTAAGGTCACTTACGCCAAGGGGCTGGAAGAAGACATGCACCGACTTAATCAAGCTGGTCTCATGGGTTTTCTCCTGGAGCGTAAATACGGTGGACTCAATCTACCCATATCACTCTATGTTTTTGCTATAGAAATGGTTTCACGCGGGGATGCCTCACTGATGAATCTTTTTGGGCTTCAGGATATTTCCGAAACCATTGAAAACTTTGCCAGTGATGAGATCAAAGCCGAATATCTACCAAAATTCAGCAGCGGTACGGTATCCGGTGCCATGGTTCTCACAGAACCCGATGCCGGTTCTGATCTCCAGGCTGTTAAAACGCGCGCTTACCAGGATGACGCGGGTAATTGGTATCTAAATGGTGTCAAACGCTTTATTACAAATGGCAATGCCGACGTTTGCCTGGTCTTGGCCCGTTCAGAGGAAGGCACCAAAGATGGTCGCGGGTTGTCCCTTTTTGTCTGCTATGGTGATGATACGGTTCAAATCAGGCGGATCGAGCACAAATTAGGGATCAAAGGTTCACCCACTTGCGAAATGCAATTCCACGATACACCAGCTCAGCTCATCGGGTCACGTAAACGCGGATTGATCTCCTATGTCATGGCTCTCATGAATGGTGCCCGTCTGGGAGTTGCAGCTCAGGCTCTAGGGATCGCCCAGGCAGCCTATATTGAAGCCCGGCGTTATGCCCAGGAACGGGAACAATTTGGAAAATCCATTCTAAACTTTCCGGCTGTGGCAGATATGCTGGTTAAAATGAAAGTGGATCTGGAGACTTCCCGAACATTGATCTATTCCACCGCTCATGCAGTTGATATGCTAAAGGTGTGTGAGATGGAGCAGACCCGACTCAAGGAAGCCGGTGAATCCATCACTGATATTCGGCAGGAGGTCAAACATTGGAAATCCATGGCTGATTTTCTGACACCACTCTCGAAATACATCATCTCTGAAAAAGCGAACCGCATCTGCTATGATGCCATCCAGATTCATGGTGGCACGGGCTATATGCAGGAATTCAATGTGGAACGCCATTATCGTGATGTCCGGATCACTAACATCTATGAAGGCACCTCGCAACTTCAGGTCATTGCTGCTATCGGGAGTGTCATTAAAGGGATTTCTGATAAACAGTTTGATGCCAATGAGGAACGTGAGTGGCATCACGAAGCCCGGTTGCTGGCCAATAAGCTGAAAAAGATTCGTAATCTATTCAATAAAAGTAAAGCGTACGTTCTGGAGCAGGAGGACAAGGCTTATCAGGAATTGCATTCAGCAGAACTGGTGGAAATGTACGGCTCACTTTACGTTGGGTATTTGCTTTTAGATGAAGCTGCCGAGGATTCCCGCAAAATGCTCATTGCCAAAAAATACATTCTGGATTCACTGGCAACCGCCCTGCATCATACAGAATCCATCACCAAAGGTTTCGATACCCTGTTTACGGATGTGGAGCAGATCCTCACCAGAGAATAG
- a CDS encoding electron transfer flavoprotein subunit beta/FixA family protein: MSLHTIVLVKQVPDTSNISGDVMRPDGTVNRARLPAIFNPEDQEALELALRLKDQHGGTVTALTMGPPNAANMLRECLYMGADRAILVSDRRFAAADTLATSYALHKAVHHIGEFDLIFGGRQAIDGDTAQVGPQTAEKLGIPQITYTQEIQDLNLQKRTIRAKRAINNGYEILESPLPVLLTVIKDATVPRPFDVKRLCTYKRAQSKFEIQSTVDDSHDLISMDQLLEEAQLKGLYIETWNIEDIDADVSMCGLAGSPTKVHKVENVILSGSEFKKVPATTDGLHDMITELMQDHIFG, from the coding sequence ATGTCACTTCATACCATTGTACTCGTAAAACAAGTACCTGATACCAGTAATATTTCAGGGGATGTGATGCGCCCTGATGGGACGGTGAACAGGGCACGTTTACCGGCAATCTTCAATCCGGAAGACCAGGAAGCCCTGGAGCTTGCTCTGCGTCTGAAGGATCAGCATGGTGGAACTGTTACCGCGCTGACCATGGGACCACCCAATGCGGCAAATATGCTGCGCGAATGTTTATATATGGGAGCTGACCGCGCCATTCTGGTTAGCGATAGACGTTTTGCCGCTGCTGATACTTTGGCCACATCCTATGCGCTTCACAAAGCGGTCCATCACATTGGTGAATTCGATCTTATTTTTGGAGGACGCCAGGCCATCGACGGTGATACAGCACAGGTAGGACCTCAAACTGCTGAAAAACTGGGCATCCCCCAGATCACTTACACGCAGGAGATCCAGGATCTGAATCTACAAAAGCGAACCATCAGAGCAAAAAGAGCCATCAATAATGGCTACGAAATATTGGAGTCTCCCCTGCCGGTTCTGCTCACTGTGATCAAAGATGCAACTGTTCCCAGACCTTTTGATGTTAAAAGGCTTTGCACCTATAAACGAGCTCAATCAAAATTTGAGATCCAGTCCACAGTAGATGATAGTCACGACCTGATCTCAATGGATCAACTGCTGGAAGAAGCCCAGCTGAAAGGTCTGTACATTGAGACCTGGAATATTGAAGATATCGATGCTGATGTAAGCATGTGTGGTCTGGCGGGATCACCCACCAAAGTGCATAAGGTTGAAAATGTGATCCTTAGTGGCTCAGAATTCAAAAAAGTACCAGCAACAACTGACGGGCTGCACGATATGATCACCGAACTAATGCAAGATCACATTTTTGGATAG